The sequence below is a genomic window from Sebastes fasciatus isolate fSebFas1 chromosome 18, fSebFas1.pri, whole genome shotgun sequence.
acattacgagaataaagtcatgactttacaagaaaaaaagaaaataacatcaaattagaaacgtatgactttattctcataatattacgagttttttttctcttgtaaactacgagaaaaaaagtcataatattatgagaataaagtcatagctttacgagaaaaaaaagtcgtaatattacgaaaataaaatcataactttacgagaaataaagtcggaatattgagaaaataaagtcataactttacgagaaaaaaaagttgtaatattacgaaaataaaatcataacttttcgagaaataaagtcggaatattgcaaaaataaagtcataactttatgagaaaaaaaagttgtaatattacgtgaataaagtcatagctttacgagaaaaagtcggaatattgcgaaaataaaatcataactttacgagaaataagGTCTTAATATTAcagaaataaagtaataacttttcaagaaaaaagttgtaatattacgtgaataaagtcataactttacgagaaataaagtcgtaatattacgtgaataaagtcgtaactttacgagaaataaagtcgtaatattaagagaataaagtcataacttttcaagaaaaaaagttgtaatattacgagaataaagtcataactttacgagaaataaagtcgtaatattacgtgaataaagtcataactttacgagaaataaagtcgtaatattacgagaataaagtcataactttacgagaaataaagtcgtaataatacgtgaataaagtcataactttatgagaacaaaagaaaataacacgtaaaattactaatttataatattatgactttattctcataatattacaaccttttttctcgtaaaccttcgactttattctcgtaatattaagactttttttttcttaatattatgactttattctcgaaatctcagataattttttttcctcaatgtggccctaatactccgtcgtaccgtcgtaccatagccctacaacaatgataaataaaaatgaaaatgtaaacaaaaaacagttattcatttccatttttataaatttacagggagccactggaaaGGAGCgtaagagacgcatgtggctccggagccgcaggttgctgacccctgaatTAGAATAATGGAGTAAGGAGTAAATACTTCCATtaaacagagacaaacacaccaTCTTTGCCTGAACTGAGCCTCTCAAAAGCAGTAcatccctatatatatatacagtatgtactgccCCCCCAAAAAACTCTACCTATCAAACTCTTGAGGTCacgctggccgtccgcggtgagaaagaaaaaagcggtagatgacaggatgacagacaacgtagtgtgacgttatatatacaatattatatatatatatatataataagccgacgacctcacggtaccgccagctgtgagctgtgatctgtttttaaagtcacgcaccttgggcggaggtctgtgctctccgagtgccattctagttaaaGGTGCCATCGCATCATTCATTTCAGGTCTTCAtagatacaaaaataaatgacacgTAAAAGTCTTTGCAAAGTACAATACCTGTGACCGGTTACATTCAGGTACTCAAAGGCATTCAGTTTTCCAAATTCAGTCTCAAGCTTTGAAAAGAAAGaacattaaataattgacatgATACTTATGTATTACAGTGTAAAACATCTCCAACAATGTATAAGCATACATTTGTGATGAGAGTGAGATGTACCTGGGTAGTTTGGACAGAACTCCACATGACTGTATTCATTATAACTGATCCATTGATGCGAACTGTGTCAATTGCAAATATTATCATTAGTTTCAGTTTCAGATATCAACAAGCATATTTGTACATATGGAAAAAGTACAGAATGTGAATAAAATCTAACAACACAGACAGTAGTATGCATGAATACTTTCAGATTGTAGTGACCCTTATTCCAAACAAATGTGTTAATTATGTCACatcaatttacaaaataaataaatcatcgaaaaaacaaaaaacatcatagAAAATACTAGTGCAAATACTTCAAAATGTACTGCTGTAATTGCTAAATTGGTTAAAAATATGTGCATTTATCATGGGTTTTTGGATATCTTGTAACTAAAGGTAATAATACACATgtctatttaaataaataaaaactttaattcaatttaaaaaaaagaaaactatactacaaatactacaaaaaatgaggaacatTTTTCACCCATCAGGACTTTTACCTTTGACTTTGGCAACGCAGAGTGGAACGATGTCTGACACATTTTGTGTGCAAGTCATTTCAcggcaacagctgtgattgtaGCACACTGTGTTGCTCCAAACATACCCGGGATAGCATTTGCAACTGGTTTGATCTCCAATAATCTGGCACTCTAGAAAGAAAAGCACAGCCGTCAATTCCTTAAAGTCCCTGAAAACTTGGTTTCAAAAATCTTTCTTCATCACATTAAATATAAGAGAGAGAATATCAGAACAGTCAAGAATTCAAATCTACTTTATAAGGACTGTGTGAGTCTGGTTTAACCACATTTGATAGACAGATACCTGCCAGAGCAAGCCCACAGCCCAGTTTGATTCTTATGTTACTTAACTCTGATTGGAGCAGAGAAATAGAGCCTAGAATCCAGGTAGTATGCCAGACACGGTCATCAGGATAAGATAGCATGCGTTCATTCAACACATattcactcccaacttgtcgaATACTGGCACACAGGGTATgtctcttgcgttacttttggactaATCAGGGACGGTGTGTccatatacgcttgttacatgcatattgttctttcaaaataaacttccgttttcacaggaagttaggtttaggcaacacaaccacttatgCCCtgttcagactacacgatatcagcccgattatagcccgacacggccgaGGAAAAGTCTAGCCTGTCAGAATTGTTCGTCTTGACACGCCTAGTGTGACATCAACGACGTGTGTTCCTTTGCGTTGATCAATCAGGTGCTCTCTCCAGAGCACAGTCGCAGTAAGGTCActtggtaataaacaaacatggcgaaaaggaggagggatgcCGAGTTTGCTGCTCTCAGGTGGGACAACGAAACTGACAACCCATACCGTCCTCTCTGTGCCTCCCAGGAGCGCATCCAcaacccttttttctttcttttctttttcttttcgccACACAAGAccgccagcatcacacacaacgcTTCCATGATCGTGGAATACGACGTGCCATGATCGGTCGCGGTCATACGTGTAGTCTTGCCAGTCACCCGACCAAGACACTGCAAGAGTTTATGGCGCTGTGATCGTCagatctgacatggtgaccatcgtcaaagacaaaaatatcgtgtagtctgatcccggcataAGGTAGGGTTatgaaacggtcgtggttgacgttaacttcgctgactagcgactcacgggactgacgataccgacgagtcacgtgacgattgacgtgacaaaataaagcaaagttacttttagtttcatatgggACACCAACACCGATCTCCTGGCTGAAGGTCTACtttttgtttgacccattcacCACCCGTCCCCACCGCCCGCCCGCCCTTTGCGGattctcacgctattaatactatgtCACGCCCCCACTCATTTACCTGCAAAAATACAGGGGAGTGCAGGAGACATATTTCAGGATCCTGAAAAGAAACTGGAATAACTCTGAGCATAGAGTAAGTGCTAGTGATGCGTGGGTCGACCCAGAACCCCGGGTGGATTCGAGTGAGCGTACTAGAAAATATCATGGGTTTGGGCGGGTGACAAATTGACAAAGCGACTTTCAAGTAAGTTATGAATAAATTACAGATCCATTGCGTGCAATAGTCCACCTTCTCTTGCTTGTTGTAGCTGGCAGTTTGCGGATCGGGTTGTGTTCGGGTGGCTGATTAACACATATTTTTGAGGGTCAGGCAGGTCTTTGCTTGACTTGTACAGCACTGAGTTTGTCACTGTACTTATTTTCTATttgatataaataaagttttctttCTACTGCAAGCACAGCCTAGTTTTATCAAAAGACCAGTGGTGAAATACttattcaagtaaaagtacGGAAGGagtatcagcaaaatgtacttaaagtatcaaaagtagaaATACTCAGTATGTGGAACAGCTCCTTTCAGTGTTAATACATTACTAGAGGATACATGTAAGAGCAGTTTAATGTTGTAGTTAAATATGGAGCCAATTTACGATACTTACGGTACTActactgcatcatatcatataagcatatcatgtgtttttaagtaaatgtacttggttacagTCCATCACTGACACAAGGTATTAAATATACGCTCAGTGGGCTACTTTATTTATCAACGATAGgcacaataaaacaatacacaGCGCGATATAATACAGTGGCATGTAAACGTTTATTGATAAGGAAGCGAGATAAATGTTATTTTCGACTATGGGTCCTGGCGATGGAGATGGGTCCCAGTTTTTTCAGCAACTGGTGGTTAAAAACAGACATAGAGCCCAATAGTTTCCAACAATACAGTAACTGTGCAGTGTGTGCTGAACTGTGTTGCGTGCCACCTACCTCCATCCATTTCCCACTCActgaattaaaggtcccatattatgctaattttcaggatgatacttatattttgtgtttctactagaacatgtttacatgctgtaatgttcaaaaaagcctttgttttcctcatactgtcggcctgaatatgcctgcaTTTATCCTCTgacttaaacgctccgtttcatTACGACGGAATTGCGACAAAATTGCGACAAAATTGcgacagaattgcgttgccaggcaatagtccatgtgtacttcctgtcagctgatgacattcacatacactgcaaccaggaatgaactgggacacatttagaatgtttacgtttaaatctgtgtaaagggtctaaatattgtatatttgtgacatcacaaatggacagaaattctgacagcttgtttcaaatgcagattttctgaatacgggctgtgtgtatctccctgtggattgagtgtttcgatactttcacagttttTACATTATATAGGACTtgagcctgctttataataaaacaacatgaaaatctcacttttttacaatatgggacctttaaagaagaGCTGTTTAAAATAATAACCAAAGAAAGAAGAGAGTGCTTCAGCACCATACCTGCTACCAGTTCACTGAAGGAGATGGTCACTGGGTGGGCAATGCCACCCTTATCGATCACTGTGAGGTTAGTCGTCGTGTTGAAAACTGACATGACGGTCTCGGCCTGCAGCGTGACATTACCTTCCACCATCAGCTCAGCAATGTAGACATCTTCAACAGCAACATGAGACAATGAAAAGGGATTTAATGCATACAAGAGCACCTTGACCGAAGTTGTTGAGAGTGGAGAGAACCACTATAAACTCAGCCTATAGCTACGATACACTTAACCACATGATACATCTCAGTGTTAAATTTTGAAATGACATGAACGCATGGTTTAAATATAAATTCGTAATTTCTTGAGCATTCATTGATGctcaacaataaaaacaaaaatgtgagaGATTAGAGATTCAGACATTGCAAGAAATGAAAAGTTGAAGCACTGCTGGAAACATAAGCAGAGGACAAAGTTATTCATACTGTATGGCCAAAGGGGCCGCCATAACAGGCTAATAACCAAATAAGACtggaaaataaatcaaattcaccacaaaataaagaaaacaaccaCGAAGGTGGTCAACCTTATGCGCCTCTGTATCACTAAAATCACAAAATTGTATTTGCGCGTGTACTCTTGACATTTCACATTGgctacatatatacacataacaTACATGTAAAAAAATAGTGCGTAATCTGTACATGGAAAGTTTTTCTACTGATCCTATATGATAAATTGTTAACATGCTGTGGTTACGCATGACTACGTCATCTAAATTTAATTTCAGTGCATCCAGTGAAAAGGCCTAGACCTGGgttctgcaacctgcggctccggagccacatgcgtctctttagctcctctccagtggctccctgtggattttttaaaatggaaatgaatagctgtttcttgtttacattttaattttaatttatcattgttgtaggtctatggtacgacggtatgacggagtattagggccacattgaggaaaaaaaataaatctgagattacgagaataaagtcataatattaagaaaaaaaagtcttaatattacgagaataaagtcgaaggtttacgagaaaaaaggttgtaatattatgataatgaagtcataatattataaattagtaattttacgtgttattttcttttgttctcataaagttatttctttattcacatattattacgactttatttctcgtaaagttatgactttattctcgtaatattacgactttatttctcgtaaagttatgactttattcacgtaatattacgactttatgtctcataaagttatgactttattctcgtaatattacaactttttttcttgaaaagttattactttatttctgTAATATTAAGACcttatttctcgtaaagttatgattttattttcgtaatattacgactttttttttctcgtaaagctatgactttattcatgtaatattacaacttttttttctcgtaaagttatgactttattttcgcaatattacgactttatttctcgtaaagttatgattttattttcgtaatattccgacttttttttctcgtaaagctatgactttattctcgtaatattatgactttttttctcgtaaagttatgactttattctcgtaatattacaactttttttctcataaagttatgactttattttcgcaatattacgacttaatttctcgtaaagttatgattttattttcgtaatattaccacttttttttctcgtaaagctatgacttaattctcgtaatattaccactttatttctcgtaaagttatgactttattcacgtaatattacgactttatttctcgtaaagctatgactttattcatgtaatattacaacttttttttctcgtaaagttatgactttattttcgcaatattacgactttatttctcgtaaagttatgattttattttcgtaatattccgacttttttttctcgtaaagctatgactttattctcgtaatattatgactttttttctcgtaaagttatgactttattctcgtaatattacgacttttttctcgtaaagttatgactttatttttgcaatattacgacttaatttctcgtaaagttatgattttattttcgtaatattaccacttttttttctcgtaaagctatgacttaattctcgtaatattaccactttatttctcgtaaagttatgactttattcacgtaatattacgactttatttctcgtaaagttatgactttattcttgtaatattacaactttttttctcgaaaagttatgactttattcttgtaatattacgactttatttctcgtaaagttatgactttattcacgtaatattacgtatttttgttcttgtaaagttatTACTTCATTTCTGTAATATTAAGACcttatttctcgtaaagttatgactttattcacgtaatattacaacttttttttctcgtaaagttaggactttattTTCGCAATATtccgactttatttctcgtaaagttatgattttattttcgtaatattacgacttttttttctcgtaaagctatgactttattctcgtaatattatgactttttttctcgtaaagttatgactttattctcgtaatattacaactttttttctcttaaagttatgactttattttcgcaatattacgactatttctcgtaaagttatgactttattctcgtaatattatgactttattcctcgtaaagttatgactttattgatgtaatattaagattttttttctcggtGCTTCTCTCTCTTACCTCTCTACATTTCCCTTGGCATTGTGTTCACCATTGTACAccactttgttaaaaaaaaaaagttattgaaGAGGAAAAATACAGCGCTTGGTCGCTAACAGGACGGTAAGTTTAGAGTTTATTCAAATGTCTGTGTTTGTACCATCGTCTTTGGTCTCCTAACTGTCCACAAACTATTGCCTTTTTCCCCTTTTCACTGGCCCAGTTCCCCAAAATTAAGATTGTTTGCCACTCTTTCCTTGAGACcctttttttagcttttacaaaacgATCATTTAGGACTCTCCGGCTCTCTTGCCCCTCAAAAGTCAACACTATCAAGATGCTGGTGAGACCAGGCCCTTCAATACTGGCCAAATTTGGGGAAGTTTTCGGTATCTTACTGAAACGTCTTACAGTATATGACAACGTAGCCAAGCGACTCACCTGTGGCAAGGACCTGCAATGGCAAGAACAGGCAAACAACAAAATTAGTCTTTCTGTCATGGGTGTTATTCAGTCTTATGTCAATTagaattgtatttttaatatttattatatacatgCAACACTCTTAAGTGCATTGAAATAGAATAttagaatataaaaataaaatgtaagtgaAAATTGATGTCCTATCAAAAAATATACACATTAGACTGAGAAGCATCTTTACCTGATAGAGGATGTACACAGCTCCTgtcagaaacagaaacaccCTGGAACACATTGTTACTCtggtgtaaaacaaaaaaaagaaaaaggtaaacTAACATTAGAACATTAGCAGCAATTAAGGAACAAGGTGACAGAAAATGCATAAACTCACAAatgcacatatatacagtatatacatgccTCTATAAACAGGCATCTTCTAAACTCATGAAAGATTTTCAGGACTTTGCAAGTCTTTCGCATGTCGCACAATGTTCTTGAGTTAACTGATAATTAATGAGTTTTAAGCTAGAACAAGTCTTTAATCAGCATGTGTATGATTTTTAGACTAACTATATCAACAATTGGTCTGTATACCTTTTAGAAACACTTTGGCCTAGAAGGAGATATCTCTACAACTACTTGCCAGATTATCACAAATTCATTTATATTCAGGGTCCCTCAGAAGATGATCCCCTAATCTTTCGTTTTAGACCAAATGTTTCCCTTGACCAACAAATTGTACACAAATCAACTTGCTGAGAGTTTGCAgggatgcatgcccaaaagaaaagcccacatttctggtggGAAGGAGAAAcgcacctacttttaaacattatgaaagacttggatatcaacaggtttttggatgtAAAAAATATCACAATGCTGACcctttcaagaaggtggttgcaGCAATGTAAGAGGGTGGCTGTGTAACGCACGATCGAACACCAATAGGGCAAAACccagaatattttgtgcatgtaaatgtagtcactGTTGCTATCTCCATTTTCGACAGTGATCTTGTTTTCTTATGTGTTGGGTGCTTGTGCCAGCTGAGACAGTTTATATTTTCCATCATGATCAGTTGGGAAATACCAACACATTCTCGCTCCTAACTCATCAAATATCGCCGCTTGACGGCGGGGAcggtgtgtcaatatacgcttgttacatgcatagtgtcctttcaaaataaacttcacaggaagttaggtttaggcaacacaaccatttagttaaggttaggaaacggtcgtggttgacgatAACTTAACCGACTagcaactcacgtgactcacggggctgacgagaccgacgagtcacgtgatgatgacatgacaaaataattcaaataaaacataaataactcGACGTTACGTTTAGTTTCAGACGGGACActaacaacggtctcctggttgaaagtttattgacccatccaccacccctcatGCCCACCATGAACGAACagtcacgctattaatactacgtcacttgcgaCCGTCAAATAACGCTGcggggtgggtttacattgtagttagttgaaagcccggttcatcacAAACTGACGTGAAATGGTGCCTCCATGCATTGTTTTTTACAATGCTGAGGGCCACTGCCCAATCTTtgccaaattacccccaaaAATTGCCtaatcagtcaatcaattatttcacaagttgggagtgagactggGTTGGGAATACATATAATACTCATAGTTCAAACTCTTCAATTATAATGTCTGTGAATACACCTGTAACAGTGCAATGTTAAAAAGTACGAACAGTGCCTTTAAAAAGCCATGATAATAAACAACTTAACTTGAAAAACTTTGCTAttcacacagtactgtactaatCTTTCAAACATGCACTTTTATCTGACTTGTGCTTTAGCTGTTCAAACATCAGCCAGTCTATATTTGACTATGAGTCTGACAGTGGCGCAGCTACACTTTTATAACACCAAAAACTTCCATGACACTCTTATCAGCAGCTATCTGTTTATCCTTCCGCAGAACGGGAAGCTCCTATTCTAGCTTGCCAAAACTTGTTTGCATCAATTTGAATTTGGGTTATTAATACAAACAATGAGTTGGTGTTCTTTTTTTCTGGTCCTTGTAACAGTGCACTGTTCACATCAGTGGCGGTATATACCCAGTGTGGTCAGATGGCTGTTGATGTGGTACAGGTCATGCCCACCTAATTTCCTTATTGGGTTAGGCATGGCTTCCTTTTAGCCATTATTTAGCCTAGCAATGGGCCACATACTTGCACGCTGACAATGTGCATACATACAGTAaccacctacatacacacaaatgcatACATTAACAATCCTATAAGagttggacacaataacaggaACAACTCAATGTCATAaccattataattattataacatTCCCAAATGATAATGGAAACCGATTACGGTTACAGTGATAAAGATCTTATATgaatcaaaaagcttgggaaaTAATCATTCTAACTAACACTCTAAatctattttttgttttactttatctACCCATAATACTTTGCCTCACGTTAACCCATCTGCCTCCGGCTGGCTCTACCTGAGGCTGGTGCTGCGTGCACATTTAAATCATGACAGGACCAAGAAAGTCATTTTCTGTCAATGAAAAACGTAACGGTAACATTGAAACGGTCAATAAAATTCAGTAAAAAAGTGAAGCtgtccgtttcattactttataatcatgtaataaatacaaaaaaatgtcaattagatggtaatctgcgtGAGAAATAgcctaaataaaaataaaaaaaaatggttagtTTAATCATCTGCATAAAGTTATATCAATTTGACACagcagacgtgatcactataagaggTATCCACTGTGTTGTTATTATATGTTCTTATTTTTTAAGCTTACAATGTCCAGAATGTactatgttttttaaattttcttttgAATTGCACATTGACCATAAACACAATTTtaacaaaaactaaacattGTAAGCGTCACAAACTTCACAAAACTAGAGGTCAAATATCAGAATTTTTAGTATTTCTGTAGAAATCCGCACTGCATTCATCATTCAACATATTACCTCAAGATTTGAAAATCGTTTTTTCAGAGAGATAGAAAGAGCCATTTCCCcaattaaagtaaaagtaaatcaCCCATACACTTACTCGGATTCTTCGGCAGCAGTCACTTATTCATGTAAGTCGAGAAATGTCCATGCAGTCCAACTtgatgatattaaaaaaaaatgttctttgGCCTGTGAAAAAGTACACTTCTTGTTAACAAAATACAGGTTCCTTATTATTCATATCAAGAATAGCATGTACATTTTTTGTACTGAATGGTAAAGCATTTAATTTTGACGTCTGGTGGTTTCTGTTGCAATAACAAGGAGAGCTCTCAGGTTTAAACAAGACATCCCAATTGTATGGTGCTATTTATACCTTCGTATTAGGAAATAATAGGCCTACTGTCTGTAAGAAAGTACTACGTGGTAAGATCTAGCCTCTGTAAAGATCTCATCTTTCTCCCAaagataaaaatataataataaaaagctcTTACCTTGGCTTTACACTTGGCATCGCACAGAAAGCCGATGATTAACCTGCTGCATTTAGCAAACAGAAATCTGACTGTACTCCATATCTATCGGGCACACATCAGAACTAGAGTCAAAGTAAGTGAGCAGATCTGTCAGAAAGACGGGGTTAAGCTGGACAGGGTGTATGtgtacgtttgtgtgtgtgt
It includes:
- the LOC141756570 gene encoding uncharacterized protein LOC141756570, with the protein product MCSRVFLFLTGAVYILYQVLATDVYIAELMVEGNVTLQAETVMSVFNTTTNLTVIDKGGIAHPVTISFSELVAECQIIGDQTSCKCYPGYVWSNTVCYNHSCCREMTCTQNVSDIVPLCVAKVKVRINGSVIMNTVMWSSVQTTQLETEFGKLNAFEYLNVTGHRLDKKVTDFEVAVSIKFDTFRLQVIVENLQTSLGAVLWVDTSGMVTIESPNTTVCYKSDPVLKCTFEEATDSAGWNMSRKYERFELNNGSVVKLGYNCSTEVSEKSCVEVTLREVTGIWSGE